One window of Doryrhamphus excisus isolate RoL2022-K1 chromosome 13, RoL_Dexc_1.0, whole genome shotgun sequence genomic DNA carries:
- the erg28 gene encoding ergosterol biosynthetic protein 28 homolog isoform X1: MSFGTLFKAKVTTKQLFLSGAILASWESSVRSGAAEEMSRFLNVLRSWLVMVSVIAMGNTVQSFRDHSFLSEKLYTGTPQFVNGLQARTFGIWTLLSSIIRCACAIDIQNRTLYHITLWTFVLALGHFLSETFIYKTAPLTIGVMAPLIVASFSVIAMLIGFQCFPENPEEVGARQKKRN, translated from the exons ATGTCATTTGGTACCTTGTTCAAAGCAAAGGTTACGACAAAACAGCTCTTTTTGTCAGGTGCAATACTTGCTAGCTGGGAGTCATCGGTCCGTTCAG GAGCAGCAGAAGAGATGAGTCGCTTCCTAAACGTCCTGCGGAGCTGGCTGGTGATGGTTTCTGTCATCGCCATGGGAAACACGGTGCAGAGTTTCAGAGATCACAGCTTCCTGTCAGAGAAACTCTACACAGGAACACCTCAGTTTG TCAATGGTCTTCAAGCACGGACGTTTGGCATTTGGACCTTACTGTCATCCATCATCCGCTGTGCCTGTGCTATTGATATCCAGAACAGAAC GCTGTATCACATCACCTTGTGGACATTTGTGTTAGCATTGGGTCATTTTCTATCCGAGACGTTTATCTACAAAACCGCACCTCTCACCATCGGGGTCATGGCACCTCTTATTGTGGCCA GTTTCTCAGTCATAGCCATGCTGATTGGATTCCAGTGTTTTCCAGAGAATCCAGAAGAAGTGGGAGCACGGCAGAAGAAACGTAACTGA
- the erg28 gene encoding ergosterol biosynthetic protein 28 homolog isoform X2 yields MSFGTLFKAKVTTKQLFLSGAILASWESSVRSAEEMSRFLNVLRSWLVMVSVIAMGNTVQSFRDHSFLSEKLYTGTPQFVNGLQARTFGIWTLLSSIIRCACAIDIQNRTLYHITLWTFVLALGHFLSETFIYKTAPLTIGVMAPLIVASFSVIAMLIGFQCFPENPEEVGARQKKRN; encoded by the exons ATGTCATTTGGTACCTTGTTCAAAGCAAAGGTTACGACAAAACAGCTCTTTTTGTCAGGTGCAATACTTGCTAGCTGGGAGTCATCGGTCCGTTCAG CAGAAGAGATGAGTCGCTTCCTAAACGTCCTGCGGAGCTGGCTGGTGATGGTTTCTGTCATCGCCATGGGAAACACGGTGCAGAGTTTCAGAGATCACAGCTTCCTGTCAGAGAAACTCTACACAGGAACACCTCAGTTTG TCAATGGTCTTCAAGCACGGACGTTTGGCATTTGGACCTTACTGTCATCCATCATCCGCTGTGCCTGTGCTATTGATATCCAGAACAGAAC GCTGTATCACATCACCTTGTGGACATTTGTGTTAGCATTGGGTCATTTTCTATCCGAGACGTTTATCTACAAAACCGCACCTCTCACCATCGGGGTCATGGCACCTCTTATTGTGGCCA GTTTCTCAGTCATAGCCATGCTGATTGGATTCCAGTGTTTTCCAGAGAATCCAGAAGAAGTGGGAGCACGGCAGAAGAAACGTAACTGA
- the erg28 gene encoding ergosterol biosynthetic protein 28 homolog isoform X3 produces the protein MSRFLNVLRSWLVMVSVIAMGNTVQSFRDHSFLSEKLYTGTPQFVNGLQARTFGIWTLLSSIIRCACAIDIQNRTLYHITLWTFVLALGHFLSETFIYKTAPLTIGVMAPLIVASFSVIAMLIGFQCFPENPEEVGARQKKRN, from the exons ATGAGTCGCTTCCTAAACGTCCTGCGGAGCTGGCTGGTGATGGTTTCTGTCATCGCCATGGGAAACACGGTGCAGAGTTTCAGAGATCACAGCTTCCTGTCAGAGAAACTCTACACAGGAACACCTCAGTTTG TCAATGGTCTTCAAGCACGGACGTTTGGCATTTGGACCTTACTGTCATCCATCATCCGCTGTGCCTGTGCTATTGATATCCAGAACAGAAC GCTGTATCACATCACCTTGTGGACATTTGTGTTAGCATTGGGTCATTTTCTATCCGAGACGTTTATCTACAAAACCGCACCTCTCACCATCGGGGTCATGGCACCTCTTATTGTGGCCA GTTTCTCAGTCATAGCCATGCTGATTGGATTCCAGTGTTTTCCAGAGAATCCAGAAGAAGTGGGAGCACGGCAGAAGAAACGTAACTGA
- the flvcr2a gene encoding heme transporter FLVCR2 isoform X3 encodes MHKENCLLFSLADYRRLKEEGRNMSSQEELYHDWMDSHNGSSPTKNATTSLGRSNRQFSLGDESLISNSSCQDTSQLFPLMQTKLYKRRWVMLLVFCMYSMSNAMMWLQYGIIGNIFKRFYDIGSLALDWLSMIYFFTYIPLIVPVMWMLDNRGLREVIMVGSAVNCIGAWIKSSTAHPDSFAVTFFGQFVCSVATVYTLGIPSRLASLWFGQHEVSTACSIGVLGNQLGIAIGFLIPPILVPNVDDMDELAHHIKIMFYISAGAATIIFILVVIFFQEKPELPPTQAQAQARCFTQEQYSYRASIWRLLRNKPFMLLVVSYGLNVGCFYAVSTLLNRMIIEHYPGEEVNAGRIGLTIVIAGMVGSLICGIWLDKSKTYKQTTLVVYVLSLVGMLVYAFTLNLGHLWLVFITSGVLGFFMTGYLPLGFEFAVELTYPESEGTSSGLLNCSAQIFGIIFTISQGKIIDRWGTLGGNIFLCVFLLIGTVMTGFIKSDLRRQKANLQAEEQIISKISAIQAENISPPENLTEGKL; translated from the exons atgcacaaggagaattGTTTGCTCTTCTCTTTAGCTGATTACAGACGTCTGAAAGAGGAGGGGAGAAACATGAGCAGTCAGGAGGAGCTCTATCATGACTGGATGGACAGCCACAATGGATCTTCTCCAACTAAAAATGCCACAACCAGTTTGGGAAGATCTAATCGTCAATTTTCTCTGGGAGATGAGAGCCTTATATCGAATTCCTCCTGTCAGGACACCTCGCAGCTCTTCCCACTCATGCAAACCAAGTTGTACAAGCGGCGTTGGGTCATGCTGTTGGTTTTTTGCATGTACTCCATGAGCAATGCCATGATGTGGCTGCAGTACGGTATCATTGGCAACATTTTCAAGCGCTTTTATGATATTGGCTCCTTGGCCTTGGACTGGCTGTCTATGATTTATTTCTTCACCTACATTCCTCTCATCGTGCCCGTCATGTGGATGCTGGACAACCGAGGCCTCAGGGAAGTCATCATGGTGGGCTCTGCCGTCAACTGCATTGGCGCTTGGATCAAAAGCAGTACGGCTCACCCCGACTCGTTTGCTGTCACCTTCTTCGGGCAGTTTGTGTGTTCAGTGGCCACTGTTTACACACTTGGCATCCCATCTAGACTTGCTTCTCTGTGGTTCGGGCAGCACGAGGTTTCCACTGCCTGTTCGATTGGCGTTCTGGGAAACCAG TTGGGCATTGCCATTGGATTTCTGATCCCGCCCATCCTCGTGCCGAATGTAGATGATATGGATGAGCTGGCGCACCACATTAAGATCATGTTCTACATCAGTGCTGGAGCGGccaccatcatcttcatccttGTGGTCATTT TTTTTCAGGAGAAACCAGAGCTCCCTCCCACACAGGCCCAAGCCCAGGCCAGGTGCTTTACTCAAGAGCAGTATTCTTACCGGGCTTCGATTTGGAGGCTGCTGCGCAACAAGCCCTTCATGCTGTTAGTTGTCAGCTATG GACTGAATGTTGGCTGCTTCTATGCTGTGTCTACGCTACTGAATCGAATGATCATTGAACACTATCCA GGAGAGGAGGTAAACGCAGGCAGGATCGGTCTGACCATTGTCATTGCCGGCATGGTGGGGTCGCTCATATGTGGCATTTGGCTGGACAAGTCTAAAACATACAA ACAGACAACACTGGTTGTGTATGTTCTCTCCCTCGTCGGGATGCTGGTGTACGCCTTCACTCTCAACCTGGGTCACCTGTGGCTGGTGTTTATCACATCTGGAGTTTTAGG CTTCTTCATGACCGGTTACCTTCCTCTGGGCTTTGAGTTTGCAGTCGAACTCACTTACCCAGAATCAGAGGGGACCTCATCTGGACTCCTTAACTGTTCAGCTCAG ATCTTTGGAATCATTTTCACCATTTCCCAGGGAAAGATAATTGACAGATGGGGTACTTTGGGGGGAAACATCTTCCTGTGTGTCTTTCTGCTGATAGGAACTGTAATGACTG GATTTATCAAGTCTGACCTCCGGAGGCAAAAAGCCAATCTCCAGGCCGAGGAACAAATAATTAGT AAAATATCTGCCATTCAAGCTGAAAACATCTCGCCCCCTGAGAACCTGACAGAAGGGAAGCTTTAA
- the flvcr2a gene encoding heme transporter FLVCR2 isoform X2 produces MHKENCLLFSLADYRRLKEEGRNMSSQEELYHDWMDSHNGSSPTKNATTSLGRSNRQFSLGDESLISNSSCQDTSQLFPLMQTKLYKRRWVMLLVFCMYSMSNAMMWLQYGIIGNIFKRFYDIGSLALDWLSMIYFFTYIPLIVPVMWMLDNRGLREVIMVGSAVNCIGAWIKSSTAHPDSFAVTFFGQFVCSVATVYTLGIPSRLASLWFGQHEVSTACSIGVLGNQLGIAIGFLIPPILVPNVDDMDELAHHIKIMFYISAGAATIIFILVVIFFQEKPELPPTQAQAQARCFTQEQYSYRASIWRLLRNKPFMLLVVSYGLNVGCFYAVSTLLNRMIIEHYPGEEVNAGRIGLTIVIAGMVGSLICGIWLDKSKTYKQTTLVVYVLSLVGMLVYAFTLNLGHLWLVFITSGVLGFFMTGYLPLGFEFAVELTYPESEGTSSGLLNCSAQIFGIIFTISQGKIIDRWGTLGGNIFLCVFLLIGTVMTGFIKSDLRRQKANLQAEEQIISPAGSETLVQDYGGTSCSSPWQRQT; encoded by the exons atgcacaaggagaattGTTTGCTCTTCTCTTTAGCTGATTACAGACGTCTGAAAGAGGAGGGGAGAAACATGAGCAGTCAGGAGGAGCTCTATCATGACTGGATGGACAGCCACAATGGATCTTCTCCAACTAAAAATGCCACAACCAGTTTGGGAAGATCTAATCGTCAATTTTCTCTGGGAGATGAGAGCCTTATATCGAATTCCTCCTGTCAGGACACCTCGCAGCTCTTCCCACTCATGCAAACCAAGTTGTACAAGCGGCGTTGGGTCATGCTGTTGGTTTTTTGCATGTACTCCATGAGCAATGCCATGATGTGGCTGCAGTACGGTATCATTGGCAACATTTTCAAGCGCTTTTATGATATTGGCTCCTTGGCCTTGGACTGGCTGTCTATGATTTATTTCTTCACCTACATTCCTCTCATCGTGCCCGTCATGTGGATGCTGGACAACCGAGGCCTCAGGGAAGTCATCATGGTGGGCTCTGCCGTCAACTGCATTGGCGCTTGGATCAAAAGCAGTACGGCTCACCCCGACTCGTTTGCTGTCACCTTCTTCGGGCAGTTTGTGTGTTCAGTGGCCACTGTTTACACACTTGGCATCCCATCTAGACTTGCTTCTCTGTGGTTCGGGCAGCACGAGGTTTCCACTGCCTGTTCGATTGGCGTTCTGGGAAACCAG TTGGGCATTGCCATTGGATTTCTGATCCCGCCCATCCTCGTGCCGAATGTAGATGATATGGATGAGCTGGCGCACCACATTAAGATCATGTTCTACATCAGTGCTGGAGCGGccaccatcatcttcatccttGTGGTCATTT TTTTTCAGGAGAAACCAGAGCTCCCTCCCACACAGGCCCAAGCCCAGGCCAGGTGCTTTACTCAAGAGCAGTATTCTTACCGGGCTTCGATTTGGAGGCTGCTGCGCAACAAGCCCTTCATGCTGTTAGTTGTCAGCTATG GACTGAATGTTGGCTGCTTCTATGCTGTGTCTACGCTACTGAATCGAATGATCATTGAACACTATCCA GGAGAGGAGGTAAACGCAGGCAGGATCGGTCTGACCATTGTCATTGCCGGCATGGTGGGGTCGCTCATATGTGGCATTTGGCTGGACAAGTCTAAAACATACAA ACAGACAACACTGGTTGTGTATGTTCTCTCCCTCGTCGGGATGCTGGTGTACGCCTTCACTCTCAACCTGGGTCACCTGTGGCTGGTGTTTATCACATCTGGAGTTTTAGG CTTCTTCATGACCGGTTACCTTCCTCTGGGCTTTGAGTTTGCAGTCGAACTCACTTACCCAGAATCAGAGGGGACCTCATCTGGACTCCTTAACTGTTCAGCTCAG ATCTTTGGAATCATTTTCACCATTTCCCAGGGAAAGATAATTGACAGATGGGGTACTTTGGGGGGAAACATCTTCCTGTGTGTCTTTCTGCTGATAGGAACTGTAATGACTG GATTTATCAAGTCTGACCTCCGGAGGCAAAAAGCCAATCTCCAGGCCGAGGAACAAATAATTAGT CCTGCAGGCTCAGAGACGTTGGTGCAGGACTACGGGGGCACATCTTGCAGCAGCCCCTGGCAACGGCAGACTTGA
- the flvcr2a gene encoding heme transporter FLVCR2 isoform X1 has product MHKENCLLFSLADYRRLKEEGRNMSSQEELYHDWMDSHNGSSPTKNATTSLGRSNRQFSLGDESLISNSSCQDTSQLFPLMQTKLYKRRWVMLLVFCMYSMSNAMMWLQYGIIGNIFKRFYDIGSLALDWLSMIYFFTYIPLIVPVMWMLDNRGLREVIMVGSAVNCIGAWIKSSTAHPDSFAVTFFGQFVCSVATVYTLGIPSRLASLWFGQHEVSTACSIGVLGNQLGIAIGFLIPPILVPNVDDMDELAHHIKIMFYISAGAATIIFILVVIFFQEKPELPPTQAQAQARCFTQEQYSYRASIWRLLRNKPFMLLVVSYGLNVGCFYAVSTLLNRMIIEHYPGEEVNAGRIGLTIVIAGMVGSLICGIWLDKSKTYKQTTLVVYVLSLVGMLVYAFTLNLGHLWLVFITSGVLGFFMTGYLPLGFEFAVELTYPESEGTSSGLLNCSAQIFGIIFTISQGKIIDRWGTLGGNIFLCVFLLIGTVMTGFIKSDLRRQKANLQAEEQIISVSTSQIASSHPSTALFLKLLFFSRKCRKIMYIKYC; this is encoded by the exons atgcacaaggagaattGTTTGCTCTTCTCTTTAGCTGATTACAGACGTCTGAAAGAGGAGGGGAGAAACATGAGCAGTCAGGAGGAGCTCTATCATGACTGGATGGACAGCCACAATGGATCTTCTCCAACTAAAAATGCCACAACCAGTTTGGGAAGATCTAATCGTCAATTTTCTCTGGGAGATGAGAGCCTTATATCGAATTCCTCCTGTCAGGACACCTCGCAGCTCTTCCCACTCATGCAAACCAAGTTGTACAAGCGGCGTTGGGTCATGCTGTTGGTTTTTTGCATGTACTCCATGAGCAATGCCATGATGTGGCTGCAGTACGGTATCATTGGCAACATTTTCAAGCGCTTTTATGATATTGGCTCCTTGGCCTTGGACTGGCTGTCTATGATTTATTTCTTCACCTACATTCCTCTCATCGTGCCCGTCATGTGGATGCTGGACAACCGAGGCCTCAGGGAAGTCATCATGGTGGGCTCTGCCGTCAACTGCATTGGCGCTTGGATCAAAAGCAGTACGGCTCACCCCGACTCGTTTGCTGTCACCTTCTTCGGGCAGTTTGTGTGTTCAGTGGCCACTGTTTACACACTTGGCATCCCATCTAGACTTGCTTCTCTGTGGTTCGGGCAGCACGAGGTTTCCACTGCCTGTTCGATTGGCGTTCTGGGAAACCAG TTGGGCATTGCCATTGGATTTCTGATCCCGCCCATCCTCGTGCCGAATGTAGATGATATGGATGAGCTGGCGCACCACATTAAGATCATGTTCTACATCAGTGCTGGAGCGGccaccatcatcttcatccttGTGGTCATTT TTTTTCAGGAGAAACCAGAGCTCCCTCCCACACAGGCCCAAGCCCAGGCCAGGTGCTTTACTCAAGAGCAGTATTCTTACCGGGCTTCGATTTGGAGGCTGCTGCGCAACAAGCCCTTCATGCTGTTAGTTGTCAGCTATG GACTGAATGTTGGCTGCTTCTATGCTGTGTCTACGCTACTGAATCGAATGATCATTGAACACTATCCA GGAGAGGAGGTAAACGCAGGCAGGATCGGTCTGACCATTGTCATTGCCGGCATGGTGGGGTCGCTCATATGTGGCATTTGGCTGGACAAGTCTAAAACATACAA ACAGACAACACTGGTTGTGTATGTTCTCTCCCTCGTCGGGATGCTGGTGTACGCCTTCACTCTCAACCTGGGTCACCTGTGGCTGGTGTTTATCACATCTGGAGTTTTAGG CTTCTTCATGACCGGTTACCTTCCTCTGGGCTTTGAGTTTGCAGTCGAACTCACTTACCCAGAATCAGAGGGGACCTCATCTGGACTCCTTAACTGTTCAGCTCAG ATCTTTGGAATCATTTTCACCATTTCCCAGGGAAAGATAATTGACAGATGGGGTACTTTGGGGGGAAACATCTTCCTGTGTGTCTTTCTGCTGATAGGAACTGTAATGACTG GATTTATCAAGTCTGACCTCCGGAGGCAAAAAGCCAATCTCCAGGCCGAGGAACAAATAATTAGTGTAAGCACATCACAGATTGCATCGTCACATCCCTCTACAGCACTCTTTCTCAAACTCCTTTTTTTCTCCAGAAAATGCcgtaaaataatgtacataaagTACTGCTAA
- the flvcr2a gene encoding heme transporter FLVCR2 isoform X5, whose amino-acid sequence MGDIDINAEEKIPVGKKAKQNRLECFTISNCESSSAPTTGVHWKRWMIVFLFSSYSLSNAYQWIQYGIINNIIMKFYQVDAFAVDWLSMLYMLTYIPFIFPVTWLLDQKGLRLTALLANALNCAGTWTKVASVKPNLFWVTILGQFASSLSQVFILGMPSRLASVWFGADEVSTACAIGVFGNQLGIAIGFLIPPILVPNVDDMDELAHHIKIMFYISAGAATIIFILVVIFFQEKPELPPTQAQAQARCFTQEQYSYRASIWRLLRNKPFMLLVVSYGLNVGCFYAVSTLLNRMIIEHYPGEEVNAGRIGLTIVIAGMVGSLICGIWLDKSKTYKQTTLVVYVLSLVGMLVYAFTLNLGHLWLVFITSGVLGFFMTGYLPLGFEFAVELTYPESEGTSSGLLNCSAQIFGIIFTISQGKIIDRWGTLGGNIFLCVFLLIGTVMTGFIKSDLRRQKANLQAEEQIISVSTSQIASSHPSTALFLKLLFFSRKCRKIMYIKYC is encoded by the exons ATGGGAGACATTGACATAAACGCGGAGGAAAAGATTCCAGTGGGgaagaaagcaaaacaaaaccGTTTGGAATGCTTCACTATTTCCAACTGTGAGAGCAGTTCTGCTCCCACGACTGGCGTGCACTGGAAGCGATGGATGATCGTGTTTCTCTTCAGTTCCTACTCCCTGAGCAACGCGTATCAGTGGATTCAGTACGGCATCATCAACAATATAATTATGAAGTTCTACCAAGTGGACGCCTTCGCAGTAGATTGGCTGTCTATGCTCTACATGCTCACCTACATCCCCTTCATTTTCCCCGTCACTTGGCTCCTGGACCAGAAGGGATTGCGCCTCACGGCGCTGCTGGCCAATGCGCTCAATTGCGCGGGGACGTGGACCAAAGTGGCCAGCGTAAAGCCGAACCTGTTCTGGGTCACGATACTGGGACAGTTTGCGAGCTCCCTGTCTCAGGTGTTCATACTCGGGATGCCCTCTCGCTTGGCCTCGGTGTGGTTCGGCGCGGATGAAGTTTCCACCGCCTGCGCCATTGGAGTTTTTGGGAATCAG TTGGGCATTGCCATTGGATTTCTGATCCCGCCCATCCTCGTGCCGAATGTAGATGATATGGATGAGCTGGCGCACCACATTAAGATCATGTTCTACATCAGTGCTGGAGCGGccaccatcatcttcatccttGTGGTCATTT TTTTTCAGGAGAAACCAGAGCTCCCTCCCACACAGGCCCAAGCCCAGGCCAGGTGCTTTACTCAAGAGCAGTATTCTTACCGGGCTTCGATTTGGAGGCTGCTGCGCAACAAGCCCTTCATGCTGTTAGTTGTCAGCTATG GACTGAATGTTGGCTGCTTCTATGCTGTGTCTACGCTACTGAATCGAATGATCATTGAACACTATCCA GGAGAGGAGGTAAACGCAGGCAGGATCGGTCTGACCATTGTCATTGCCGGCATGGTGGGGTCGCTCATATGTGGCATTTGGCTGGACAAGTCTAAAACATACAA ACAGACAACACTGGTTGTGTATGTTCTCTCCCTCGTCGGGATGCTGGTGTACGCCTTCACTCTCAACCTGGGTCACCTGTGGCTGGTGTTTATCACATCTGGAGTTTTAGG CTTCTTCATGACCGGTTACCTTCCTCTGGGCTTTGAGTTTGCAGTCGAACTCACTTACCCAGAATCAGAGGGGACCTCATCTGGACTCCTTAACTGTTCAGCTCAG ATCTTTGGAATCATTTTCACCATTTCCCAGGGAAAGATAATTGACAGATGGGGTACTTTGGGGGGAAACATCTTCCTGTGTGTCTTTCTGCTGATAGGAACTGTAATGACTG GATTTATCAAGTCTGACCTCCGGAGGCAAAAAGCCAATCTCCAGGCCGAGGAACAAATAATTAGTGTAAGCACATCACAGATTGCATCGTCACATCCCTCTACAGCACTCTTTCTCAAACTCCTTTTTTTCTCCAGAAAATGCcgtaaaataatgtacataaagTACTGCTAA
- the flvcr2a gene encoding heme transporter FLVCR2 isoform X4: MSSQEELYHDWMDSHNGSSPTKNATTSLGRSNRQFSLGDESLISNSSCQDTSQLFPLMQTKLYKRRWVMLLVFCMYSMSNAMMWLQYGIIGNIFKRFYDIGSLALDWLSMIYFFTYIPLIVPVMWMLDNRGLREVIMVGSAVNCIGAWIKSSTAHPDSFAVTFFGQFVCSVATVYTLGIPSRLASLWFGQHEVSTACSIGVLGNQLGIAIGFLIPPILVPNVDDMDELAHHIKIMFYISAGAATIIFILVVIFFQEKPELPPTQAQAQARCFTQEQYSYRASIWRLLRNKPFMLLVVSYGLNVGCFYAVSTLLNRMIIEHYPGEEVNAGRIGLTIVIAGMVGSLICGIWLDKSKTYKQTTLVVYVLSLVGMLVYAFTLNLGHLWLVFITSGVLGFFMTGYLPLGFEFAVELTYPESEGTSSGLLNCSAQIFGIIFTISQGKIIDRWGTLGGNIFLCVFLLIGTVMTGFIKSDLRRQKANLQAEEQIISVSTSQIASSHPSTALFLKLLFFSRKCRKIMYIKYC, translated from the exons ATGAGCAGTCAGGAGGAGCTCTATCATGACTGGATGGACAGCCACAATGGATCTTCTCCAACTAAAAATGCCACAACCAGTTTGGGAAGATCTAATCGTCAATTTTCTCTGGGAGATGAGAGCCTTATATCGAATTCCTCCTGTCAGGACACCTCGCAGCTCTTCCCACTCATGCAAACCAAGTTGTACAAGCGGCGTTGGGTCATGCTGTTGGTTTTTTGCATGTACTCCATGAGCAATGCCATGATGTGGCTGCAGTACGGTATCATTGGCAACATTTTCAAGCGCTTTTATGATATTGGCTCCTTGGCCTTGGACTGGCTGTCTATGATTTATTTCTTCACCTACATTCCTCTCATCGTGCCCGTCATGTGGATGCTGGACAACCGAGGCCTCAGGGAAGTCATCATGGTGGGCTCTGCCGTCAACTGCATTGGCGCTTGGATCAAAAGCAGTACGGCTCACCCCGACTCGTTTGCTGTCACCTTCTTCGGGCAGTTTGTGTGTTCAGTGGCCACTGTTTACACACTTGGCATCCCATCTAGACTTGCTTCTCTGTGGTTCGGGCAGCACGAGGTTTCCACTGCCTGTTCGATTGGCGTTCTGGGAAACCAG TTGGGCATTGCCATTGGATTTCTGATCCCGCCCATCCTCGTGCCGAATGTAGATGATATGGATGAGCTGGCGCACCACATTAAGATCATGTTCTACATCAGTGCTGGAGCGGccaccatcatcttcatccttGTGGTCATTT TTTTTCAGGAGAAACCAGAGCTCCCTCCCACACAGGCCCAAGCCCAGGCCAGGTGCTTTACTCAAGAGCAGTATTCTTACCGGGCTTCGATTTGGAGGCTGCTGCGCAACAAGCCCTTCATGCTGTTAGTTGTCAGCTATG GACTGAATGTTGGCTGCTTCTATGCTGTGTCTACGCTACTGAATCGAATGATCATTGAACACTATCCA GGAGAGGAGGTAAACGCAGGCAGGATCGGTCTGACCATTGTCATTGCCGGCATGGTGGGGTCGCTCATATGTGGCATTTGGCTGGACAAGTCTAAAACATACAA ACAGACAACACTGGTTGTGTATGTTCTCTCCCTCGTCGGGATGCTGGTGTACGCCTTCACTCTCAACCTGGGTCACCTGTGGCTGGTGTTTATCACATCTGGAGTTTTAGG CTTCTTCATGACCGGTTACCTTCCTCTGGGCTTTGAGTTTGCAGTCGAACTCACTTACCCAGAATCAGAGGGGACCTCATCTGGACTCCTTAACTGTTCAGCTCAG ATCTTTGGAATCATTTTCACCATTTCCCAGGGAAAGATAATTGACAGATGGGGTACTTTGGGGGGAAACATCTTCCTGTGTGTCTTTCTGCTGATAGGAACTGTAATGACTG GATTTATCAAGTCTGACCTCCGGAGGCAAAAAGCCAATCTCCAGGCCGAGGAACAAATAATTAGTGTAAGCACATCACAGATTGCATCGTCACATCCCTCTACAGCACTCTTTCTCAAACTCCTTTTTTTCTCCAGAAAATGCcgtaaaataatgtacataaagTACTGCTAA
- the LOC131140589 gene encoding jun dimerization protein 2-like produces the protein MGLTFGIGLMQRFPLFKIYSRPTSVQKKGHLFHQSSKSAVVPVDCVAMPGRIPDPSVTAGSLPSLGPLAGISATTLTDTLKFGDFQEFDNTLSPLHFTGCTGNGPLVIKREKNEEDERRKRRREKNKVAAARCRNKKKERTDYLQKESERLEMLNSDLKAQIQELKVERQQLIHMLNRHRPTCIVRTDSIQTPESDVNPLLEQLEDK, from the exons ATGGGGCTCACGTTTGGAATCGGGCTGATGCAACGGTTTCCACTGTTTAAAATCTACTCTCGACCCACGTCCGTCCAGAAGAAAGGACATCTGTTCCACCAAAGTTCCAAGTCAG CTGTGGTCCCGGTCGATTGTGTCGCCATGCCGGGGCGAATTCCAGATCCCTCTGTGACTGCAGGATCCCTCCCCAGCCTGGGCCCACTGGCTGGCATCTCTGCCACCACGCTGACGGACACGCTCAAGTTTGGTGACTTTCAAGAGTTTGACAACACGCTGTCACCTCTGCACTTCACAGGCTGCACGGGAAACGGGCCTCTTGTCATCAAAAGAGAG AAAAACGAAGAGGATGAGCGAAGGAAACGAAGGCGAGAGAAAAACAAAGTGGCTGCAGCTCGGTGTCGaaacaagaagaaagaaagaacagaTTATCTACAAAAG GAGTCGGAAAGATTAGAGATGTTAAACTCGGATCTGAAAGCCCAGATTCAGGAGCTGAAAGTAGAACGGCAGCAGCTGATCCACATGCTCAACCGCCACCGTCCCACGTGCATCGTCAGGACAGACAGCATCCAGACGCCTGAAAGCGACGTGAATCCGTTGCTGGAGCAGCTGGAGGACAAATGA